The following nucleotide sequence is from Bactrocera oleae isolate idBacOlea1 chromosome 2, idBacOlea1, whole genome shotgun sequence.
CAGCTTATTTCCCCCCTGACAATGCTGACTCTTTCCAGCTGTTGTGGTGGTGGTTTTTTCACGCGTTCGCTTTCAtcatttgtaattttgtttatatgcagTAAACTATTTTGTCGCATCCAAATGTATGGCTTGTGGTTGGTCGTTTGGTGGAATAGCCGTGgttttgatttatttgattAGTCTTTTTGATAGTCGATTCATGGcagatttgtgtttttttattacttttggttgAATTCTTCATTCTTCGAAGCAAATTCATTTTATAGGTTATAGTGAAGCTTCATTAATCAGTGATTGTTTGAAGGCACAGATTGTTGGATTGTTTTTGGAAGAAATATTTTGGTGACTCAAATTCACTAGATGTTCATAGCTGCAGTGGTGTATGACTAACTGTAGCTGAGGTCAAGTTGTATTCGATAGAGAGCGTCGATAGAGACTGTCCTGTAACTCATGAAAATCACTGTTTCTTAAAGCAGTTCGACTGAGCCAGAATATACTAGCATATCTTCAATAGGGTTTATGTTCATTATAACCATGAAGTTTTTCCTTTCTTTTCTTATAACCGATGGTTTAAGGTGTTCAATATTCTGTGTACGAAGAGACGGAGAAGAGAACTTCTAAGATATTCGCGTGCTCACTTCTAAAAATTGGGTGTAGACTCGCAAATTTTGGAGAAAGCAGAGTACTTATATCTTTCCGCACATGGTTtctaaaatacaatttagatCGATCAAGAAGCAGCTAGTTGCTGTTGAAGCTTCTCTCTGAGTGGGTTATATATTGACTTCTTCTCAAAATAGCTTGCTTTCTTTGGCAACTTTTTCACGTTTCTAATTGTTTTCttgatattataataaaatttagcgAGAGGTTctgaacataaatttaatttttttttagaaaaactatcagatttgtatacattttatcaTGTGTGGAAGTTTATTGTATTTTGAGTGAATTTTGCACTCGGTTGTAATAATGAACTTAACCTTAATTCTCTGAAGCCGTCAAAATAGCGGTATTTAACAAAACTGTACCGGTTTTTGTTTTAGCGTGTTGTTGAGAGATCTGCCTCTGCCGATCTTCTGACATgtcttattattattgttacaatattacttttctagattaaacttttttttttgtgaaaataataaaagaatttttcataaaaattacttacaattaaatttaaaaattttgaaatcaattagttttacatatttttatttacattatgttTATATTCTGTGTTGATGTTTTTGGAAATAACTTGTTGGCAATTGAAAGTTTACTTTGCgcccattttttatttcttactttCATGGTTCGATTTATAATTAGTTTTCTATCACTACAAACATTATTCATTGTGTTATCTGTTATTGAATTGTACGTAATATACTTTCAAACTTTTATATCCTAAATTGTTTCCTATACTAATTTCTATACAACATGCTATCACTAACACTTTGTCTAAATTGTATACTTACATAATAACTGCCTTTAAGTAACGCCAATAGATTTAAACATTTACCAATTGTTGCTATTTATTACGTTTCAACTTCAGTTGTCAGCTGTCAACTGTTAGCTGTTACTGCTCTATTGGCCACATGTTATTTGCTTGTTTGTTGTTGACCTTTCCTCTCATTCACATATGTCCGCTCTCTTTCTTTCTCTTGCTCTTTGCTCGCACTTGCACCTGTACTGAAATTTATTGGAACGGCGCATACTGTCGCTGGAACATCGCTTGTCACCACAGATCGAATTTACGTGAAGATGACGACGCTGTTACTGTTTTGGCACTTACTTTTCTTCGACTGTCATTGAATAACGGCGCGCTATTGCCACCACATGACTGCGCCATGTTTGCTTGCTTTTCGCCATTAGCGCTTATCACTGTATTCCTCTCAACATCTATATTCGCATCATTCGTACGCTGGCTCGCAGCGTCATGCAAAGCTGTGTCGGCATTGCATTCATCATTGCGCTTGCACGCCGATGTGACTGTCAACAACTCCATTGGCAGCATGTCACAGTGTAAGGCATCATTCGCGCTAACACAACCACCCAGCTGACCGCACTCTGATGCCATTTCCACATAGAAAGCATCGTCAGCGTCCAATATGCCCGCTGTGGAGGACGACCGTGTGCTACTCagactgctgctgctgttgcgcGAGACCTGACCACTGCCACCGCTGGCGTTGCTGCCCGTACTGCCGTGTCGGCGCGCGACCGCAGTAGGCTTTTCGAATGGCCGAACATCATAATAGCTGCGCGTGATGCGCGTTGCCGCGTCCACTTCCACGGCGGATGTCTTTTGCAACTCGCGTACATGTAAGTTGTGCAATGGTGAGCTGTAGTTAGCGCTTGTGCGTTCACCATGATGCCAGCGTGGCGGTTGCTGTGCGCGTTGCTGTTGGCCCTCACCATTGTTGTGATAATGCAAGAAGCTATGCGCGTCATCATCGGCGCCGCCATTGAATTGCCGCTGCAAATGTGGTCGCTGTTGATGTGACAGCAGATGACGGCGCCATGGCAACACATCACAGCGATAGACATGCATGAGTCCGACTAAGAGCACAGCGAGCAGTGAAAACGAGAGTAACAATACAATGCCTGGATGCGTTGTGCCGCCACCGACTTTCCGCACATCCAACCATTGTTGTCTTTGTGAATGCAGAGCGGCGCGCTCTTGTACTTGCAGTGGCTCGTGGTCGCGCCGCTGGCTACTGATCGAGTGCTGTGCTGTGGGCGCATCCATGTTTTGCAGCGTAGCAACCTCATCCATGGCGGCGAGCAAGTGCGCGTGGTTATCACTAATAATGGGCGTGTTAACTGTGCTGTGCTTATGTTGCGCTATGTTAAGCGTAGCCGCAAGTTCCGCTAGCTCACTGCCGCTTTCCAACCAGTCCTGTGTATTGCCATTCACTTCTGCTTCGCTATTCGATTTTAAAAGTTTGCCCGCGAGCGCGTGTGGTATACCTGCGGCGGCCGCATTGCCGCGATCGCGCAAGACTGCTTCATTTTCGCGAGGCGTATTGAGCATGTAGTGCGCCTGCTGTTGTGGCGTTTGTGTATGCTTGGTGTGTTGCGTCTGTATGGTCATTTTCTTCATAATCAAAGTGGGTTTGCGTCTGCCACTAACGCCGCCGCCGCCAATATCGTCGTGTTTCCTTGGCAACACTTTACGCTCCAGCTCATGCCGCCTGCTATTACTGTTCGCTCCACTAGCTTTTACTTTATGCTGCTCGTTGTTTATGTTATCTGTTGTGGTTGCAGTGGTCTCTAACCACTTTGCTGTTGTTGATTTGTTTATATCCACTGCTTTTCCTTGCAACATTTGCTTATCTGCAGAACTATCGCTAAGATGTGTTTGCTGTTGCTGGTTGCCCATTTGCTCCGCGCCGCCAACTCTATGCTCTGGCGTCATATTTGTCTGCATGTTTATTGCTTCCGCTTGTGAGCGCTCTATATGAGTGAAGTTATTTGACTGCTGATGTGCCTTTACCGCACTCACCTGCTGCTGCGCCACTGTTTGCCCCTCGCTGGGGTGACTGTACTCTTGATGTTCGGCTTCCGTTGGTTGGCTTTTGGCCAAAGCTTGCTCGTTTGTTATCTTCAAAGTGCTTGCTTTGCTGAGTTTTAgtggtggtgttgttgttgttgattttgccGTCATAGTCGTTTGCTTAAGCAGCTCAGCCGCCTCCACCAGCATATTTTGGCCGCGGTGCATGAGCAGCGGTGTTCCAATTAAATGTCGATCTCGTATGTGCAGCTGTAGCGGCTCGTGTTTGTGTGTTGGCGGATGTGTGCTGATTGTTGTTGGTTGCATTGTGGTGTCTATTTTTACGTTGTGCTCTGTAGCGCTTCTATTTGCCTCCTTCTGCTCCTCCGCCAAGTGCCGTCGCTGACCGGAAAAGTCGTTTGGATACGGATTTGCCCGTTTAAAATTATGTTGCTGCCAAAATTGTGTTGTCTTTGGCTTTGCCAATTCGTTTActgacattgttgttgttgccactatCTTGCTTTGCTCCTCGTCCGCCTCTTCCGCCACCTCTTGTTTGTTTGCCTGCACTTTATGCTCATCATTGTCGCTGTCATTTCGAGTTAAATTACTATCTACTTTCTGTTTGGCCAGTGACATTGTCTGTATCGTTGCCTGTGACAGTTGTGTTGTTGGcataacttttgttgttgttgttatttctacTGATACTGCTGCCTTTTGTGTTGTCAATTCGCTTTTTGCCGCGTCATTCTGACCTATTTGCAGCGCGCCAACCCTCATTTGCCCAAATGTTGCTTTGGCTGTGTTTATCAACTTTGTTGCTGCCACAAGTTTTGTTGCATGCGTTGCTCGTGTGCTTGGCACTGCTTGTGAGCGTTTCATTTGCAAGTATCGTGCTGCTACAACTTTAGTGCTTGTAGTCGCTTGTAgagtgcttgttgttgttgttgacgtggattttgttgtttttatgtaagtgttgttgttgtcagttGTTAGCGTTGCTGAAATTCGCTCCGACAGCTGTTGTGCCGTTCTTGCTGTGCTGGCATTTTTTGCCATTTCCAATGAAGTTGCAACGTCAGCGCTATTTGTTGTAGTTGCAGCTGAATTATCTACTCGCTGCTGTTTTTCGTTAACGGAAATCTCTTTGGTATTATTTAATGATGACGTCGCTGTCAGTTTAGCATTTAacgcgcttgttgttgttgtagctgtttgTGCATCACTCGCTTCAACGTCACTATTTGGGTCTTGCAACGTTGCAACAAACATAGTTTTTGGCGCGTCTCTGTGTGCTTCAACTGTTTTgagcgttgttgttgctgttgggaACGTTTTTAGTACAGTTGATGTTGTGCTGCTGTTTACTACCATCGCAGGCACTGTTGTTGCAGTAATTTGTTGACGCAATAAATTGGCAATGTTTGCCGCACCACTTCCTGCTGCAACAGTTACAAGTTGCTGCAAAGTTTTTGCCACTGCCGATGTTGTAGTTGCCTCACTTGTTCTTTGGTTTTGCGTTTctgccattgttgttgtagctgtggTAATGCCGCTTTCGTCCCTTGCGGTCCGTACTGTTACATTTACGTTCTCATTTGCtcctgtattttttgttgttgttgctattggttTCACTGTTGTTGTTAATGGGAATCTGGTTGTTACTGcagattttgttgttattgggaATTTTGTTGTAGTTGGTGTTGTTTTAGCGGTTGTTTTAGAGACTTGTGTTTTATATTCAAACAGTACTTCCGTTGCAAGCGTTGTTGCTGTAGTAtctgatgttgttgtttttatatcttttgttGTTGCCTCTGAACTTTCTGCCATTTCAGGCGTAAAATTCTTTTGATTAAACTTGAAAACTTTTATCTCAGCTTTAAAATTCTTCACCTCTTTCTTAGACTTCTTCTGTCGCGGCGCGCCTGCTTTGGCCTTCGCCTCAACGCTGCTGCTCATAGTTTCACCAAGCGTACCCTCCTTTCgcatcattgttgttgttgctgttgcggtTGCTTTCACATTTAATTTCTCGCTTTGCGTTCGAAATTCGTTTGGCAAATTCAATGTGCGCTCGCTGGTCGTAACTCCGTTGGCTGCCTCTACTAGCAACGCTTGCTCGCCGCTCGCCTCCCACTCAACAGCACAAGTGGGTGTGGGTGCGGGCACTGGAGCGCGTATAGCCGTTTGTCTTTTGATGTTGCAATTActcttaaacttttcgaaaaaattgtgcaTCCGCACAAACTTCTGCTTCAATTCGATATTTGCGGCTGCTTCCGCTGAATCCGTGGCTTTCGCACTCGCCACCTCCGCAGCTTCATCGCCTTTTTGCTGACCCAATTCAGCTGCACTTGCACTCAGGGCAATTACTTGTTCCTCGCCGTCGCCAGTGCTGCCAATGCGATTATCGCCaaccagttgttgttgtattggctGCTGTTGCTCCTCTCCCAAATCGCCCATAATACTATTGCGTTCGATATTATAGCCTTCCACTTCCGTAATGTTGCTGCTGTCAGCAGCATCGCTTCGCTCCACAATCCTACACGGGCTAGCCCACTCGGCAATGCTCAGCAAATCGCTGCACTTAATTGGATTCTCATCGAGCAGCAGATCACGCAAACGCGGCAACGTATGCACCATGGCCTGGCTGACGCCCCGCAAGCCGGCCGCGCGTAAATTGAGTGTCAGCAATTTGGGCAACGGCAGCGCTGGCAAATAGAGCAGTTTATTGCCCGAGAGATCGAGTGTTTGCAGATTATTGAGTCCTTGGAATGTTTGCGCTTGCAAATCCATGATTTCATTGTGCTGCAAAAAGAGATGCTCCAGCGAGGTGGGTAGACTGACGGGCACTTTGCGCAGGCGATTGTGGTCGAGGAAGAGCGTTTCGAGTATCTCTAAGCGGCCAAGCGCATCGTCCTCGATATCTTCGATACGACTGTGCGAGAGGTCGAGGTATTGCAGCAACGGATAGCTATCCAAGTCACCGCAATTGATAATCTGAAAAGAGTAGTACAAAGAAAAGCAGAAATTATTATACATCCGAGAATTAGTGTTGCGGCCAATGTCAAACTAATTGAAATGAATGTGCTGAGAGGGgaaatataatttaagtaaGTGCTTATAAACGCAATATTAGAGTAGGTGCAGTGAGAAAcaatataaactaaaattttaaaagacaaTTTAGAACGTTGATGTGTTTTTTAGCTTTTCGACCAATGTTTGTGTAGCGAATCCGTACTGAACCTATAGTTCACTGCTGAAGAAAAATTTTCGTTGAAAGAACTcacacaattaatttttattttaaatacaataggAAAATTCTTCCATTAGGTCAAACAACCAGTTATTTCAACATGTTAGTAATAAGAGAATCGAGTGTAGttgatttcaaccaaaattcATTTGGGACTGTTTGTCGCTCAGATTTCGGTGAACGCAAAAGACCAACTGAAGAGTACAGAAGTTCGGAATGCACAAATGCTTTCTGCACACTTGGTTCAGAAAAGACTGCAGGACAGCTGTTGGCCTAGTGACAGGTCATGACTTACTGGTGGGCCGAATGGGCATTAATAACGATAACACATGCAGTAAGAAGGCATAAGCGAAATGCGATGAAGCGTCTTAGTCATCTAGGACCGATAGATCAGAATACAGTCTTTGTATGGCAAATTTTTCAgttgactagatatcttcatgaaatttagcgtgaattattgtccaagtcaatggtgcaatctccgaagaaactgttcaaatcggactactatattatatagttgtcatacaactGATCTGTCAAATTCaagtcttttaaaaattttcgtagTTGTGAAAGGTTGGTAGAAGTGGATTAAACTTGAATGACCAGTAAACTCGTGTTTATGCCTTTGTTAGAGAATAGAGAATAATTTAGTTAAAACTAAATGAGGCCTTCGTCAAATGAATGAGAAATTTCAAGCTATTGCATCgcttctatcgcgggctttgagcgcggcgcCCGAAACAATAAATTCCGTAATGGAAATGAAGATCACACGATCACATGCGCAaacttttaggcgtattttcgcatatctccaGCGGAACAAACCAATTGAaaagcagggtgattcaaaataaataatatttaagtgaAATGTGTTGTTCTTCGAAGTAAAACAAGTTGTTCCTATAGCATCACTATAGATACAAATCTAGCTCAGTTTTAGCAGATTTCCTACTAATgtgaataacaaatttttaatttacgcaCAGTTTGCCGCCTGCTAAAGCCAACAGGCGAGATAAAGCTAAATTGATTTTACACCAATCATATTCACTTCAGCTAAGCAGCTCGCATTAAACCACTCCACCAAAAggcttacatttttaaaaccaCCAACTCAACAATAGTGACTGCCACCAAGGCATAAAGTGCGAAAGTTGCCACAACAGCAAAATCTGTTTGCCAGGCGGCTGAAATAACAGTAACGTCGGCTGGCAAGACAAAATATAGTAAAACCGCGACGAATCTGGGGGCAAGGTGGTGTAAATGAGAAAATCTTTTCACCCGTTGCCACTTAACTGCCTACCCGGTGTCTAAACAAATGAGCGAAACGAACAAATGAATGCAAGAATGGATGAGGCGGGAAGCAGGAGCGCGGCTCAGGCGGTGATGTTGGCGGTGGCTGGCAGGCATTTATAATTCCGTATAATTGGAATAGGGATAATAACGATAAAGCTAAAGCGTATGCAAACAAGCTAAGCATCGGATGGCAAACATACAAATGCAAGCCAGCAAATAGAAAGAGAGCGAAAGAAATGTATTTGCTCACCCACacatatcgggttttccaatagggatgatatgatttctaagtgttgtttcgaccatttttaatatgtcacgatctgtaattttttttcattgtattcggttatgtttacaatttcatcatggaaagatatacgcaaaaaaaaaagtttacaaagtattcaattttattatcaaaatagaCGCTCTCCAATTGCCACTTCTCGTGCGCTTTCGCCATATTATGTCCGTAATAATTGTCCACCTGTGCTCGCTATTCGTCGAATTGTTGTGAATTTTGAGCGTacatttttttacattgttttaAAGTGCCAATAAGATAAAGAACTGctcgaagtaatgaaaatatttctgcCCTTCAGGCAAGTGTTGCTGAAGACCGCAATTTGTCGATTTCAAGACGTTCTCAAGAATTGAGACTGTCCCTAACCCCAACCTGGCGGATTTTGAGAAAGGATTTGGTCGTGCATCCATATAAAATTATTCTCATTCAAGAACTAAAACCATTAGACCACCCAAACGTTgtgaatttgctgattttgatttgtttaagaaaatcatcttctccgatgagACTCACATTTATCTGAGTAgtgtgataaataaaaaaactgtcgattctggcaCGAAGAAAATCCAGAAAATATTCATGAATAACCATTATAtacacctaaattgacagtttggtgtggtttttggtttaGTGGAATCATCGGACCgcacttctttcgaaatgcagCTGGCGagaccgttactgtcaatggggAGCGATATAGATAGATCAATGAAatccaactttttatggccgcaattggaagaagttgatcttgacaacatcttaTTCCAATAAGACGGGGCTACGTACCATACAGCACGTGCAACGACCGAATATTGCGAGAAATGTTTCAAGAATCAATTGTACTTTACacgaaataaaatacatttgaatttcctgaacaattagtgtgtttattttttttttttaaatcatattactcttattggaaaaccctgtacATAGTGACGTGTATTCACACATTGAAAAGAGTAAAGTAAACAAGAAGCAGcgtaatgaaaacaaaaacaacgcaaTCAAGGATAATCGTCAAAACcctaacaataataacaatgaaaATCTGCTGCCGGCGGTGCTCTGCTGACTGCGGCGGCGGCGCCGTCGCCCAGCAAAAAGTATTGTTATAAAAACATAAGCCTGCTTTTAGGCATTGTGTGTAGGAGCTGCTCATAAAGAGGACTACTTGCCAGCGCCGGATATGTATGGGAAGTAGACAGACAGCAATGGTTTGAGCTTGTTGCCTTTGGTGTTGTTTTCCCTTCACTTATTTCTGTGGTATTAGTCTGATGTGGCGAGATTTTTGTTCTATCTTCTGATTATTAGTATTGACTGTTAacgtacctatgtatgtaaacgtacctatatacatttgtatgtatcttATATGAAGCATTAGGGTGAGTTTCTTTTTATCTACATATTGtaagtttaaagttttttggaattttcggaACTGAATATTAAAAACGGTTCGGAATCTTTTAGAGCATTACTAAAAATGTTTCaatgttgaaaatttgataaaaaatatattgattatttCGGGAGAGGCTAAAATCCCCCCTAAAAttcaatgaaatacaaaatccCCCATACAAGAAAGTCCCTAAACTAAAAATCCCCATATTTACATACCCAAAAGGGAGTGCTAAGCTAAACAACTGATGATACGCGGTGTTGGAGCTGTCAGGgatattttagttttgttggatttttgtttttttggataCTGCTTGGGGGATTTGTATTGATTGTATCGGCACTTTGAAGCCTAACCcgattatttttgtgttttcacaatgttgatatttttgaataacttGACCTTTTCAtgaatcaaaaattataattatttgtatatttgtttactGATTTGTACATTTTGCACTTTAACTTGGTGGACCATAATTTACAAACACGTTTTCTGGAAATTTTCGGCACCTGAATTATCGGacgtaaaatttttacaaaaactaggtatttaattaaatgaccTCTTATCTTCCTCTTATCTTACAAGAACAAAAATAAGACCATAAATATCGGAATTCAAATACTATGGACTTTAGCTTCACATAGTGAGTTATCTGACAAAGCTTAACGATACAAGTTTCCTAAGGTCATTGGTATAATGAcaattttaatcaaaacaaCTAAGTCGGTTCTAGGTCAAGctctaaaaaaagttttatatgaaataaattaaaaaccgaTACATTTTCTTTTAAGTGCCGATACGAGTATAGCTTCGCATTTAATAAGCTTCtctatttgtttaataagttcATTGAAGAAAAATTTCATAGATCAatcttcttaaaaaaatttctttccagAAAACTGTCCCGCCCCAATGCGAGTTTATTTCCACCGCCATATAAGCAATGATATGATTATTTCTCTATTGGAAACAAGGCAAATGGGTTTCTTTCATTCCTAATCACCTCAACACATTTGCGATAggtcaaaaccaaaaaaaaaaacaatttaaaggcgggtttattaattaatttttatttcttaataggCAAAAAAAGCAAGGCTTTAAGAGTTAGCGAAGTTAAAAATCATTGGCCAGGTCTTATGGAGATTAATCTtgaattgaatttataaatatatcttttatttgcaaatttaagctttaatttttttcacttgtttCTGCAGCCTTTGCCTTGATGCTATACTCTTGTCTCACAATATAACTCATTTCCGCCAGTaaattttttgctattgttCCTTTGTTACTCATTTAATGAGCCTCAACTTGACTTAACACAAATCGTCTGATTCTGTGCCGTTTCGTGTCTTGTCTCTCTGTGCCTTACTTCTGTTGACTTTGAGCAAACAGACCCAACCATCAACGGCGCCTTTTCTGCGTCCGAGTGACAAACGAATTCCTCACTGTTTTATTCTCATCAGACCCGCTCCACACCattacacacatacagatatttatatttgagcatAAAAAGTTGAGCGCACAAAAGTAATGAGCAGCATAATGTTTTGTTTAGCTTGTAATccgtaaaatatatacaagcaaTTATTTCACATTTAACTCGATAgccattaaatattaaataatgatgCTTCAGCGCATTTCACTTTTGTCTGGGGCTTAGTGCGCTCGAGCATAAGAAAGAAATCGTGGCTATTTTAGAGTGATTGAAGCGCGATAATTGCTGAGAATTTTTTATGTAAGCGAACATAACAGTAAATCGAAAGTGGCCGCCGCAGGgttgaattgcaaattttgAAACTACGTGACGCCACGTTGTATAGAGGGGGGCGAAAAGCctataaagtaaaattaaaaagcttGAGTGCAAAAATCGCTTTATAGTTTATGCTATAAATGATGGTAAATTGCTTCAAGGTGATGTTTACCAAGGTTTTTATAAATGTAGGatgagtaaataaaatttcgatacacaattgatttatatgtcattatattatataataaagccggaataaaattaatgtttatgcCTTCCAAAATAAAGTACCAAAATGCATATTCTAAATGGCGCGGCAGtagattttttcagtttttgagatatagatctgaaattttgaacacgtccTTTTTTTCCTAAGGAGCTGCTTATTCGTCGGAAGCGGCTTAGACGAAACGAAAGTTAACATTTATTTCttgatttattaaatattttgtaaaataaaacagcAAAGAAAATAGTCAACAAGTGATTTGAGATCCTCCTAATAAGGTATGATTACCTGTAATATGTCCGTCCTTAAAATAGGTTCTAAATGTTAACACCATATTTAAGGTAGTAATATTTGTGGTAATACGAAATATAGTGCGTTTTCCAATACAAGCGCTCGAAATTTGTTACAGTACATTCAGGTTGTGCCGCATGCGCGAGTTTAAGATTTGGTGTTTATAACTGGTTTTAAGCCATTATTGGGGCGTTTGGAAGCCTTTTAATGTGTAATATTTGATAAGTGGTCTTTAGAGCGACTTGAGAGACATTTCTCTAAATGCTAAACTCGAGCATTGTGTGTAGAGTTTATTGCAAAATCAAAATGCTTATAGTGTAGAAAATATGccatttatttatgaataactGCCAAGAATTCTTATTCGAGTAACTccgattttcatatatatttgtatagtgTACGTTCAGAATCGGACCGAATATGTCAAGCCCCATCCAAATTCCGTTTTATTTTACACTAGCATATACCAGAtgtaccggtatgaagtgagcgttaagatatAAATGTGTTCGTAgagaacatttgttgtgaacgaggCTTAACTTCTTTTTCTGTTTAGTTGgccttacagtcattgaacaaacaacatcatattttttcattgtgtcgaaaatgtcaaattttgtacggaaagtgatgatttgcggaaagcattaagtttttgtttccatttgaagaaaagtgctgcataGTCGcgtcgaatgcttgtcgaggcatatggtgataagactctatcagaagcaacatccaaaagatggtttcaacgatTCAGAgctaatgattttgatgtgagaaatgaagaacgtaGAAGACCAACAAAAAGgtttgaagacgccaaactgcAAACAATATTGGATAaagatgataatttgagtctaaaggAAATGGTAggcatgttaaatgttgcacaacaaacaactTTAGACCATTGGAAAGCTATGTTATGGAAAatatccaaaagtgtggaaaatagctgccacatgaattgaataaaagacaaatggaaaaccgaaaaaacgcttgttaaatttttctaaaaactgGAAGAAATTAACCCTCAACTGGTTCGAATATAGATCGGTCGGAGACCTTAAAGactagaactacgaaga
It contains:
- the 2mit gene encoding uncharacterized protein 2mit codes for the protein MVPNCRTRRKNTANWRASLPMLRSIANMLPALLGITLIAANIGNAAAKMDTELMQDDELLMQAPKSAKVEALVPQISQVGTDDSNEHFNLYRSELKRLSYETIHRILRDENEPIYRRADAAYRYYKKRAYQPPHEVVRRAIATTPVKNDAPQPQSMTQQPAAQHTLRLTNAELRHYDAARDYYGNHNAIYSLDLSNNLLQDVNLSAFTLLQQAELANNSLTTIPLNQRDASSSTIVVLNLNDNQIVQATAVSSASLRELHMSGNQITQLTHLNLSMLSALETLDLSCNEIAELETAFFPQRMHFLKHLNLAYNRIGSIYRETFYNLLSLNTLLLSHNNISDIDYETFLALPNLQFLDLSHNQLHGEAIRALQGIPDLVRLSIAYNPEVGAAMQEFVASWSLKELDASGTGLCQIPAALAQSVRMLKLTDNWLKIINCGDLDSYPLLQYLDLSHSRIEDIEDDALGRLEILETLFLDHNRLRKVPVSLPTSLEHLFLQHNEIMDLQAQTFQGLNNLQTLDLSGNKLLYLPALPLPKLLTLNLRAAGLRGVSQAMVHTLPRLRDLLLDENPIKCSDLLSIAEWASPCRIVERSDAADSSNITEVEGYNIERNSIMGDLGEEQQQPIQQQLVGDNRIGSTGDGEEQVIALSASAAELGQQKGDEAAEVASAKATDSAEAAANIELKQKFVRMHNFFEKFKSNCNIKRQTAIRAPVPAPTPTCAVEWEASGEQALLVEAANGVTTSERTLNLPNEFRTQSEKLNVKATATATTTMMRKEGTLGETMSSSVEAKAKAGAPRQKKSKKEVKNFKAEIKVFKFNQKNFTPEMAESSEATTKDIKTTTSDTTATTLATEVLFEYKTQVSKTTAKTTPTTTKFPITTKSAVTTRFPLTTTVKPIATTTKNTGANENVNVTVRTARDESGITTATTTMAETQNQRTSEATTTSAVAKTLQQLVTVAAGSGAANIANLLRQQITATTVPAMVVNSSTTSTVLKTFPTATTTLKTVEAHRDAPKTMFVATLQDPNSDVEASDAQTATTTTSALNAKLTATSSLNNTKEISVNEKQQRVDNSAATTTNSADVATSLEMAKNASTARTAQQLSERISATLTTDNNNTYIKTTKSTSTTTTSTLQATTSTKVVAARYLQMKRSQAVPSTRATHATKLVAATKLINTAKATFGQMRVGALQIGQNDAAKSELTTQKAAVSVEITTTTKVMPTTQLSQATIQTMSLAKQKVDSNLTRNDSDNDEHKVQANKQEVAEEADEEQSKIVATTTMSVNELAKPKTTQFWQQHNFKRANPYPNDFSGQRRHLAEEQKEANRSATEHNVKIDTTMQPTTISTHPPTHKHEPLQLHIRDRHLIGTPLLMHRGQNMLVEAAELLKQTTMTAKSTTTTPPLKLSKASTLKITNEQALAKSQPTEAEHQEYSHPSEGQTVAQQQVSAVKAHQQSNNFTHIERSQAEAINMQTNMTPEHRVGGAEQMGNQQQQTHLSDSSADKQMLQGKAVDINKSTTAKWLETTATTTDNINNEQHKVKASGANSNSRRHELERKVLPRKHDDIGGGGVSGRRKPTLIMKKMTIQTQHTKHTQTPQQQAHYMLNTPRENEAVLRDRGNAAAAGIPHALAGKLLKSNSEAEVNGNTQDWLESGSELAELAATLNIAQHKHSTVNTPIISDNHAHLLAAMDEVATLQNMDAPTAQHSISSQRRDHEPLQVQERAALHSQRQQWLDVRKVGGGTTHPGIVLLLSFSLLAVLLVGLMHVYRCDVLPWRRHLLSHQQRPHLQRQFNGGADDDAHSFLHYHNNGEGQQQRAQQPPRWHHGERTSANYSSPLHNLHVRELQKTSAVEVDAATRITRSYYDVRPFEKPTAVARRHGSTGSNASGGSGQVSRNSSSSLSSTRSSSTAGILDADDAFYVEMASECGQLGGCVSANDALHCDMLPMELLTVTSACKRNDECNADTALHDAASQRTNDANIDVERNTVISANGEKQANMAQSCGGNSAPLFNDSRRKVSAKTVTASSSSRKFDLW